The following are from one region of the Arcobacter defluvii genome:
- a CDS encoding DUF309 domain-containing protein, with the protein MKIDYNIFNQKTAIDRFIFAIENGYFVEAHELLEDDWNFYKKQGEINKSLVLKGLINGATALALFYIKKRPESHKKVWIAFEKYIPLLDTVDFEEKEKYFKAKEILLELNKKIR; encoded by the coding sequence ATGAAAATAGATTATAATATTTTCAATCAAAAAACAGCAATTGATAGATTTATTTTTGCAATAGAAAATGGCTATTTTGTTGAAGCTCATGAATTACTTGAAGATGATTGGAATTTTTATAAAAAACAAGGCGAAATAAATAAATCACTTGTATTAAAAGGTTTAATAAATGGAGCAACTGCACTTGCTCTTTTTTATATCAAAAAAAGACCAGAAAGTCACAAAAAAGTTTGGATTGCTTTTGAAAAATATATTCCACTTTTAGATACAGTAGATTTTGAAGAAAAAGAAAAATACTTTAAAGCAAAAGAGATACTTTTAGAATTAAATAAAAAAATCAGGTAG
- the uvrA gene encoding excinuclease ABC subunit UvrA, protein MTDTIKIFNAKENNLKNINLEIPKNKLIVFTGLSGSGKSTLAFDTLYAEGQRRYIESLSSYARQFLDKVGKPDVERIEGLTPAIAIDQKTTSKNPRSTVGTITEVYDYFRLLYARVGKQHCHQCGQPISQMSASDVINQVLSLPNESKIVILAPLVNRKKGTFADLLESLKNKGYVRAMVDGVMVRLDEDIELAKTQMHTIKVVIDRLTVKEENKERIAQDVEKGLKESFGELEIEIMNHEEVGTEKFIHYSEHMACFNCKISFEPLEPLSFSFNSPKGACPSCDGLGIRYALDMKKVIDEDLEIENGAIKIIYGFNKGFYFKMLLAFCEQNNINIKIPFASLEEHQKKAILHGTVDEVTFFWKKHKLVRKWDGIVKLAYDMIKDEKEMSEYMTEKKCDACNGNRLKPSSQSVFVANRTIPDILNIPIEEAHAFFQDEKNFSYLNEQNKMIAAPILKEIKERIYFLYDVGLGYITLGRDARTISGGEAQRIRVASQIGSGLTGVMYVLDEPSIGLHERDTNKLIKTLRALQEKGNTVIVVEHDKETIQAADYIVDIGPNAGKFGGEIVFAGTLKEMNKAKTLTAKYVTGTKKIDYVHNRPQEEFIEIKNVNINNIKNLNVKIPLKNLCAITGVSGSGKSSLILQTLLPVAKELLNRAKKVKKVDGVEIEGLEKLDKVIYLDQSPIGRTPRSNPATYTGLMDDIRDLFAKTKEAMLRGYKIGRFSFNVKGGRCEKCQGEGEIKIEMHFLPDIMVKCDACHGHRYNAQTLEIMYKGKNISDVLNMSVDEALEFFAKVPKLKAKLQTLSDVGLGYITLGQNAVTLSGGEAQRIKLSKELSKKDTGNTLYVLDEPTTGLHFADVDRLTKVLHHLVELGNSVLVIEHNLDVIKNSDWVIDIGPEGGNKGGKVVDEGTPEFLAQNHKNSGSYTGYYLDKEINEK, encoded by the coding sequence ATGACAGATACTATAAAAATATTTAATGCTAAAGAAAATAATCTAAAAAATATAAATTTAGAAATACCAAAAAATAAGCTAATTGTATTTACAGGACTTAGTGGTTCAGGAAAATCAACTTTGGCTTTTGATACATTATATGCAGAAGGTCAAAGAAGATATATTGAGTCTCTTTCTTCATATGCTAGACAATTTTTGGATAAAGTTGGAAAACCTGATGTTGAAAGAATAGAAGGTTTAACTCCTGCGATTGCAATTGACCAAAAAACAACTTCAAAAAATCCTCGTTCAACTGTCGGAACAATTACAGAAGTTTATGATTACTTTAGACTTTTATATGCTAGAGTTGGGAAACAACATTGTCACCAATGTGGGCAACCTATTTCTCAAATGAGTGCAAGTGATGTAATAAATCAAGTTTTATCTCTTCCAAATGAATCAAAAATCGTAATACTTGCTCCTTTAGTAAATAGAAAAAAAGGAACTTTTGCAGATTTACTTGAAAGCCTTAAAAACAAAGGTTATGTAAGAGCTATGGTTGATGGAGTTATGGTAAGACTTGATGAAGATATAGAATTAGCTAAAACTCAAATGCATACTATCAAAGTTGTAATAGATAGACTTACAGTAAAAGAAGAAAATAAAGAAAGAATTGCTCAAGATGTTGAGAAAGGTTTAAAAGAGAGTTTTGGTGAACTTGAAATTGAAATTATGAACCATGAAGAAGTAGGAACTGAAAAGTTTATACATTATTCTGAACATATGGCTTGTTTTAATTGTAAAATCTCTTTTGAACCACTTGAACCTTTATCTTTTTCATTTAACTCACCAAAAGGTGCCTGTCCATCTTGTGATGGTTTAGGAATAAGATATGCATTAGATATGAAAAAAGTAATTGATGAAGATTTAGAAATAGAAAATGGTGCTATTAAAATCATCTATGGGTTTAATAAAGGTTTTTATTTTAAAATGCTTTTAGCTTTTTGTGAACAAAACAATATAAATATTAAAATTCCTTTTGCATCTTTAGAAGAGCATCAAAAAAAAGCTATTTTGCATGGAACTGTTGATGAAGTGACTTTTTTTTGGAAAAAACATAAACTGGTACGAAAATGGGATGGGATAGTAAAATTAGCTTATGATATGATAAAAGATGAAAAAGAGATGAGCGAATACATGACAGAAAAAAAATGTGATGCTTGTAATGGAAATAGACTAAAACCTTCATCACAAAGTGTTTTTGTAGCAAATAGAACTATTCCTGATATTTTAAATATTCCTATTGAAGAAGCTCATGCTTTTTTCCAAGATGAAAAAAATTTCTCTTATTTAAATGAACAAAATAAAATGATTGCAGCACCTATTTTAAAAGAGATAAAAGAGAGAATTTATTTTTTATATGATGTTGGACTAGGATATATAACTTTAGGACGAGATGCAAGAACAATTTCAGGTGGAGAAGCTCAAAGAATAAGAGTTGCTTCGCAAATTGGTTCAGGACTTACAGGAGTTATGTATGTACTTGATGAACCATCTATTGGACTTCATGAAAGAGATACAAATAAACTAATCAAAACTTTAAGAGCCTTACAAGAAAAAGGAAATACTGTTATTGTAGTTGAACATGATAAAGAAACTATTCAAGCAGCCGATTATATAGTTGATATTGGACCAAATGCAGGTAAATTTGGTGGAGAAATAGTTTTTGCTGGAACTTTAAAAGAGATGAATAAGGCAAAAACTCTAACTGCAAAATATGTAACAGGAACAAAAAAGATTGATTATGTTCACAATCGTCCCCAAGAAGAGTTTATAGAAATAAAAAATGTAAATATAAATAATATAAAAAATCTTAATGTAAAAATTCCACTAAAAAACTTATGTGCTATTACAGGAGTTAGTGGAAGTGGTAAGTCTTCACTGATACTTCAAACTTTACTTCCTGTTGCAAAAGAACTTTTAAATAGAGCAAAAAAAGTAAAAAAAGTCGATGGTGTAGAAATTGAAGGTCTTGAAAAACTTGATAAAGTTATCTACCTTGACCAAAGCCCAATAGGAAGAACTCCACGAAGTAATCCAGCAACTTATACTGGACTTATGGATGATATAAGAGATTTATTTGCTAAAACAAAAGAAGCAATGCTTAGAGGTTATAAAATAGGAAGATTTTCTTTTAACGTAAAAGGTGGAAGATGTGAAAAATGTCAAGGTGAAGGTGAAATAAAAATAGAAATGCACTTCTTACCTGATATTATGGTGAAATGTGATGCTTGTCATGGGCATAGATATAATGCACAAACTTTAGAGATTATGTACAAAGGTAAAAATATTTCTGATGTTTTAAATATGAGTGTTGATGAAGCATTAGAGTTTTTTGCAAAAGTTCCAAAACTAAAAGCAAAACTTCAAACATTAAGTGATGTTGGACTTGGATATATAACTTTAGGACAAAATGCTGTAACACTTAGTGGTGGAGAAGCACAAAGAATAAAACTAAGTAAAGAATTAAGTAAAAAAGATACGGGAAATACTCTATATGTTTTAGATGAACCAACTACTGGTTTACACTTTGCTGATGTTGATAGATTAACAAAAGTTTTACATCATTTAGTTGAACTTGGAAATTCTGTGCTTGTAATTGAACATAATCTTGATGTTATCAAAAATTCTGATTGGGTTATAGATATTGGACCTGAAGGTGGAAACAAAGGTGGAAAAGTTGTAGATGAGGGAACTCCAGAATTTTTAGCACAAAATCATAAAAACTCAGGTTCTTATACAGGTTACTATCTTGACAAAGAGATAAATGAAAAATGA
- a CDS encoding RBBP9/YdeN family alpha/beta hydrolase — MHIYIIHGYSASVEAHWFSWLKEKLEEENEVTIIDLPTPQNPNPKEWNDALKEQIKFIDKNSFFIAHSLGCISLLKFLSESKIEEKIAGYILVSGFNESLPSLKQLDHFLEKRLDYKKLEKITDNKIVIGSNDDYIVPVVLTQRLAFLLSANFICLEKGGHFLDRDGYTNFPLLLSEFKKIKFNE, encoded by the coding sequence ATGCATATTTATATAATTCATGGCTATTCTGCATCCGTTGAAGCACATTGGTTTTCTTGGTTAAAAGAGAAATTAGAAGAAGAAAATGAAGTTACAATTATAGACTTACCAACTCCTCAAAATCCAAATCCAAAAGAATGGAATGACGCTTTAAAAGAACAAATTAAATTCATTGATAAAAATTCATTTTTTATAGCTCATAGTTTAGGTTGTATTAGTTTACTCAAGTTTTTATCAGAAAGCAAAATTGAAGAAAAAATTGCAGGATATATACTAGTTTCTGGTTTTAATGAATCTTTACCTAGTTTAAAACAATTAGATCATTTTTTAGAAAAAAGATTAGATTATAAAAAGTTAGAAAAAATAACAGATAATAAAATTGTTATTGGCTCAAATGATGATTATATTGTGCCAGTTGTATTGACACAAAGACTTGCTTTTTTATTAAGTGCAAATTTTATTTGTCTTGAAAAAGGAGGACACTTTTTAGATAGAGATGGTTATACTAATTTTCCTCTTTTATTATCAGAATTTAAAAAAATAAAATTCAATGAATAG
- a CDS encoding TetR/AcrR family transcriptional regulator, with the protein MAIKKTSKEEILKESIKLFKIRGYSNTSMANIAEACGLIKGSIYHHFKSKEEIGLESLKYIHNYFAEFIFSIAYRSDLSDKQKIELFVKKTDDYFLHSEGGCLLGNLALEASSLNLDFKEEIKLYFTDWENALIKIFENKYSKIEASNLAKEYVALTQGAIMMMNLYDSSQNYLKVGEKIISLI; encoded by the coding sequence ATGGCAATCAAAAAAACATCAAAAGAAGAGATTTTAAAAGAGTCTATTAAACTTTTTAAAATACGAGGATATTCAAATACTTCTATGGCAAATATAGCTGAGGCTTGTGGGCTTATCAAAGGAAGTATTTATCATCATTTTAAGAGCAAAGAAGAGATAGGTTTGGAGTCTTTAAAGTATATTCACAACTATTTTGCTGAGTTTATTTTTTCTATTGCTTATAGAAGTGATTTGAGTGATAAACAAAAAATCGAGCTTTTTGTAAAAAAAACTGATGACTATTTTTTACATAGTGAAGGTGGTTGTCTACTTGGAAATTTAGCTTTGGAAGCTAGTAGTTTAAATCTTGATTTTAAAGAAGAGATAAAGCTTTATTTTACAGATTGGGAAAATGCTTTGATAAAAATCTTTGAAAATAAATACTCAAAAATAGAAGCATCAAATCTGGCAAAAGAGTATGTAGCTTTAACTCAAGGTGCCATAATGATGATGAATTTATATGATTCATCACAAAATTATCTAAAAGTAGGCGAAAAAATCATTAGTTTAATCTAA
- a CDS encoding HPP family protein: MNYLEKFKGQGVELPPKSSIYEIAFAWLGGFISIFIIGYLTKSYDNLLVMGSFGASCVLLFGFPKSPFSQPRNVILGHFLSTFIGLGFLHILGNEYWSMALALATAIAVMLATNTVHPPAGSNPLIVFLLGVNWDYLVFPSLIGAIILVIVALFYNNLHKNRAYPQYWF, from the coding sequence ATGAATTATCTTGAAAAATTTAAAGGGCAGGGTGTTGAACTTCCACCTAAATCATCTATATATGAAATTGCCTTTGCTTGGTTAGGTGGATTTATCTCTATATTTATTATTGGTTATCTTACAAAATCTTATGATAATCTTTTGGTTATGGGTTCTTTTGGAGCCTCTTGTGTTTTGTTATTTGGCTTTCCTAAAAGTCCATTTTCACAACCAAGAAATGTAATCTTAGGGCATTTCTTATCTACATTTATTGGTTTAGGTTTTTTACATATTTTAGGAAATGAATATTGGAGTATGGCTTTAGCTTTGGCAACTGCAATTGCAGTTATGCTTGCAACAAATACAGTTCATCCACCAGCAGGTTCAAATCCTTTGATAGTGTTTTTATTGGGTGTAAATTGGGATTATTTGGTATTTCCTAGTTTAATAGGTGCTATTATTTTAGTTATAGTGGCTCTTTTTTATAATAATTTACATAAAAATAGAGCTTATCCACAATATTGGTTTTAA
- a CDS encoding pyridoxamine 5'-phosphate oxidase family protein has product MEIFTQEHLIAREKYGTTKQAELILENMDTRTPNDRMIKFIENMNYFFLATSSKDGRVNVNFKGTKSKSLIKFLDKNRLIFPDFDGNGILHSVGDIESNPHVGLLIIDFLNDIRIKINGKAKIIDDKNEIINYLDIFDSFNFSRLIEVQIEYIIPNCSANLSVVRNSILRY; this is encoded by the coding sequence ATGGAAATTTTTACACAAGAACATCTAATAGCAAGAGAAAAATACGGTACGACAAAACAAGCGGAGCTTATACTTGAAAATATGGATACAAGAACTCCAAATGATAGGATGATAAAATTTATTGAAAATATGAACTATTTTTTTCTAGCAACTTCTAGTAAAGATGGAAGAGTTAATGTAAATTTTAAAGGTACAAAATCAAAAAGTTTGATAAAATTTTTAGATAAAAATAGGCTAATTTTCCCTGATTTTGATGGTAATGGAATCTTACATTCAGTAGGTGATATTGAATCAAATCCACATGTTGGATTATTGATAATTGATTTTTTGAATGATATTAGAATAAAAATAAATGGTAAAGCTAAAATAATAGATGATAAAAATGAAATTATAAACTATTTAGATATCTTTGATTCTTTTAATTTTTCAAGATTGATTGAAGTGCAAATAGAATATATCATACCAAATTGTTCTGCAAACTTAAGTGTTGTAAGAAATTCGATTTTAAGATATTGA
- a CDS encoding D-alanine--D-alanine ligase yields the protein MIIQNNTLSDQEVFIIKPFSKINKYIEIVTTPNSLTKTDMKDDLNVELILEILSKNYEKVLVTTIKNEDDLKTLITKKPDLVFSRIKYFNFKKEKIWFSDYLKKHNINYISSNKNAFENEYDKNLAKQIVQKENINTANFFTTQPNEHEIESLLPVTFPLFLKPEKKNNPEDINAQSVVFDFKKYQAKVLDIYNNQKSRTLVENYLSGKEYSVSILENKSKNILMILPVEIIACKNKNGHKILDFDARKSNLEEIIAITDKKIRKEVSSIAINSFRALGGKGIGKIDIKMSFNGIFHFLAADFMPSLDEGYFYKAFFINENMSYEEMILKIVDTNLSTPKEIEF from the coding sequence ATGATAATACAAAATAATACTCTTAGTGATCAAGAAGTTTTTATTATCAAACCTTTTTCTAAAATCAATAAATATATAGAGATTGTAACAACTCCAAATTCTCTAACAAAAACAGATATGAAAGATGATTTAAATGTAGAATTAATTTTGGAGATATTATCTAAAAACTATGAAAAAGTTTTAGTTACTACTATAAAAAATGAAGATGATTTAAAAACATTAATAACAAAAAAACCTGATTTGGTATTTTCTCGTATTAAATATTTTAATTTTAAAAAAGAAAAAATTTGGTTTTCAGATTATCTAAAAAAACATAATATTAATTATATTTCATCAAATAAAAATGCTTTTGAAAATGAATATGATAAAAATCTTGCAAAACAAATTGTACAAAAAGAGAACATAAACACAGCAAATTTTTTTACAACACAACCAAATGAACATGAAATAGAAAGTTTACTTCCTGTAACTTTTCCTTTGTTTTTAAAACCTGAAAAAAAGAATAATCCAGAAGATATAAATGCCCAATCAGTAGTTTTTGATTTTAAAAAATACCAAGCAAAGGTTTTGGATATTTATAATAATCAAAAATCTCGTACTTTAGTAGAAAATTATTTATCAGGGAAAGAATATAGCGTTTCTATTTTAGAAAATAAATCAAAAAATATTTTAATGATTTTACCTGTTGAAATCATTGCTTGCAAAAATAAAAATGGTCACAAGATTTTAGATTTTGATGCAAGAAAGAGTAATTTAGAAGAAATTATAGCTATAACTGATAAAAAAATCAGAAAAGAAGTATCTTCAATTGCAATAAACTCTTTTAGGGCTTTGGGTGGAAAGGGTATTGGTAAAATTGATATAAAAATGAGTTTCAATGGTATTTTTCATTTTTTAGCAGCTGATTTTATGCCAAGTCTTGATGAAGGTTATTTCTATAAAGCATTTTTTATAAATGAAAATATGTCTTATGAAGAAATGATTTTAAAAATTGTTGATACAAATTTATCAACACCTAAAGAAATTGAATTTTAA